One stretch of Sulfuricystis multivorans DNA includes these proteins:
- the folE2 gene encoding GTP cyclohydrolase FolE2: protein MNLRDITMAIPDVQSSHDARQLPIDKVGIKSIRHPVKVLDKSGGVQHTIATFNMYVGLPHNFKGTHMSRFVEILNAHEREISVENYEPMLREMVKKLEAKTGHLEMSFPYFINKEAPVSKVKSLLDYDVTFIGEIVENDGYRQTTRVVVPATSLCPCSKKISERGAHNQRSHITITATTNSFVWIEELVQMAESQASCELFGLLKRPDEKHVTERAYDNPKFVEDIVRDVAGLLNADPRIDAYIVESENFESIHNHSAYALIERDKTRRE from the coding sequence ATGAACCTGAGAGACATCACCATGGCCATTCCTGACGTCCAATCGAGCCACGATGCCCGCCAGCTACCAATCGACAAGGTCGGCATCAAATCCATCCGCCATCCGGTGAAGGTGCTGGACAAGAGCGGCGGCGTGCAGCACACGATCGCCACCTTCAACATGTACGTCGGCCTGCCGCACAACTTCAAGGGCACGCACATGTCTCGCTTCGTCGAGATTCTCAACGCCCACGAGCGCGAGATCTCGGTCGAGAATTATGAGCCGATGCTGCGCGAGATGGTGAAGAAGCTGGAAGCCAAGACCGGCCACCTGGAGATGAGCTTCCCCTACTTCATCAACAAGGAGGCGCCGGTCTCGAAGGTGAAGAGCCTGCTCGATTACGACGTCACCTTCATCGGCGAGATCGTCGAGAACGACGGCTACCGGCAGACCACGCGCGTCGTCGTGCCTGCCACCAGCCTGTGCCCCTGCTCGAAGAAGATTTCCGAGCGCGGCGCCCACAACCAGCGCTCGCACATCACGATCACCGCCACCACCAACAGCTTCGTCTGGATCGAAGAACTCGTGCAGATGGCCGAAAGCCAAGCCTCCTGCGAGCTCTTTGGTTTATTGAAGCGTCCCGACGAAAAGCATGTCACCGAGCGTGCTTACGACAATCCGAAGTTCGTCGAGGACATCGTACGCGATGTCGCCGGCCTGCTCAATGCCGATCCGCGCATCGACGCCTACATCGTGGAATCGGAAAATTTCGAGTCGATCCACAACCATTCGGCCTACGCGCTCATCGAGCGCGACAAAACCCGCCGCGAGTAG
- the rplS gene encoding 50S ribosomal protein L19 translates to MNLIQQLEKEEIERLGKTIPEFAPGDTVVVNVNVVEGERKRVQAYEGVVIAKRNRGLNSSFTVRKISSGEGVERTFQTYSPLIASIEVKRKGDVRRAKLYYLRERSGKSARIKEKLTRKGGESKE, encoded by the coding sequence ATGAACCTGATTCAGCAACTGGAAAAAGAGGAAATCGAACGGCTGGGCAAGACCATTCCCGAGTTCGCTCCCGGCGACACCGTGGTGGTGAACGTGAATGTGGTGGAAGGCGAAAGAAAGCGCGTCCAGGCCTATGAAGGCGTGGTGATCGCCAAGAGGAATCGCGGCCTGAATTCGAGCTTCACCGTGCGCAAGATTTCATCCGGCGAAGGCGTCGAACGCACCTTCCAGACCTATTCGCCGTTGATCGCGAGCATCGAGGTGAAGAGGAAGGGCGACGTGCGTCGTGCCAAGCTCTATTACTTGCGCGAGCGCTCCGGCAAGTCGGCGCGGATCAAGGAGAAGCTTACCAGGAAGGGTGGCGAGTCCAAGGAATGA
- the trmD gene encoding tRNA (guanosine(37)-N1)-methyltransferase TrmD, protein MLRFDVVTLFPEMFAAVTESGITRRALERGLWQIACWNPRQWAGNAYGSVDDRPFGGGPGMVMRAEPLEKAIGAAKAARGGTGKVIYLSPQGQPLTHARVKSLAGSDGAILLCGRYEGIDERVIARCVDEEVSLGDFVLSGGEIAALALIDATVRQLPGALNDEASAAEDSFADGLLDCPHYTRPEVYEGMPVPEVLLSGHHENIRRWRLKQSLARTRERRPELFAKWLAQRVARGLSKIEAQLLREIEAESNAAALRSS, encoded by the coding sequence ATGCTGCGCTTCGATGTCGTGACTCTGTTCCCGGAGATGTTCGCGGCGGTGACGGAATCCGGCATCACGCGGCGGGCGCTGGAGCGCGGATTGTGGCAGATCGCTTGCTGGAATCCGCGTCAGTGGGCGGGCAATGCCTATGGCTCGGTCGATGACCGGCCTTTCGGCGGCGGTCCCGGCATGGTGATGCGCGCCGAGCCGCTGGAGAAGGCGATCGGCGCCGCGAAAGCGGCGCGCGGTGGAACGGGAAAGGTGATCTACCTTTCCCCACAGGGGCAGCCGCTGACGCATGCCCGGGTGAAGAGCCTGGCGGGAAGCGACGGCGCGATCCTGCTGTGCGGTCGCTATGAAGGGATCGACGAGCGCGTGATCGCGCGCTGCGTCGATGAGGAAGTGTCGCTGGGGGATTTCGTCTTGTCCGGCGGCGAGATCGCCGCCCTGGCGCTGATCGATGCGACGGTGCGGCAGCTGCCCGGGGCCCTGAACGACGAGGCTTCGGCGGCGGAGGATTCGTTCGCCGACGGGCTGCTGGATTGCCCGCACTACACACGGCCGGAGGTGTATGAAGGCATGCCGGTGCCGGAAGTGTTGCTCTCCGGTCACCACGAGAACATCCGCCGCTGGCGACTGAAGCAGTCGCTGGCGCGGACCCGGGAGCGCCGCCCGGAGCTGTTTGCCAAATGGCTGGCGCAAAGAGTTGCTCGCGGTTTGAGCAAGATTGAGGCGCAACTGCTGCGGGAGATCGAAGCCGAATCGAACGCCGCAGCTCTGCGGTCGTCATAA
- the rimM gene encoding ribosome maturation factor RimM (Essential for efficient processing of 16S rRNA) — translation MIVLGRITAPYGVKGWLRLFPFGDDPGRWLEMPRWWLGKDEKETSGWRPFAVQDMRIHGKGWLVKLAGVDDRTAAEQLVGHFFGAPREALPATEEDEFYWADLVGLQVVNERQETLGRVKELIESGAHAVLVVTEGEGETARERLLPFVGQVVKDVDVPAGMIHVAWERDW, via the coding sequence ATGATCGTTCTGGGGCGGATCACTGCCCCATACGGGGTGAAAGGCTGGTTGCGGCTCTTCCCCTTCGGTGATGATCCCGGGCGCTGGCTTGAGATGCCGCGCTGGTGGCTGGGCAAGGATGAGAAGGAGACCTCCGGCTGGCGCCCCTTCGCCGTTCAGGACATGCGCATCCACGGCAAAGGCTGGCTGGTCAAGCTGGCGGGTGTCGACGACCGCACCGCGGCCGAGCAGCTGGTTGGGCATTTCTTCGGCGCGCCCCGTGAAGCGCTGCCGGCGACGGAAGAAGACGAGTTTTACTGGGCCGACCTGGTCGGCCTGCAGGTGGTCAATGAGCGGCAGGAAACGCTCGGACGCGTGAAGGAATTGATCGAGTCCGGCGCCCATGCCGTGCTGGTGGTGACGGAAGGCGAAGGCGAAACGGCGCGCGAGCGTCTGTTGCCCTTCGTCGGCCAGGTGGTGAAGGATGTGGATGTGCCGGCCGGCATGATCCATGTCGCCTGGGAACGGGACTGGTAG
- the rpsP gene encoding 30S ribosomal protein S16 — protein sequence MVVIRLARSGAKKRPFYNMVVTDSRNRRDGRFVERIGYYNPKAAENEKALSIDAERLAYWQGKGAQLSPTAQRLVKQAAAAPTA from the coding sequence ATGGTCGTGATTCGTCTTGCCCGCAGCGGCGCCAAGAAGCGCCCGTTCTACAACATGGTCGTCACCGACTCGCGCAACCGCCGCGACGGTCGTTTCGTCGAGCGTATCGGTTACTACAACCCCAAGGCCGCCGAAAACGAGAAGGCGCTGTCGATCGATGCCGAGCGTCTGGCCTACTGGCAGGGCAAAGGCGCCCAGCTGTCGCCGACCGCTCAACGTCTGGTCAAGCAGGCTGCCGCCGCGCCGACTGCGTAA
- the prmC gene encoding peptide chain release factor N(5)-glutamine methyltransferase, producing MRTVAALLAAARKILPAGEARVLLAHVLDRNTAWLEAHCDEPLAEHAALRFQTLVERRAAGEPTAYLIGRREFYGRDFIVTPEVLIPRPETELLVDLALETLGGKVGSGGTARILDLGTGSGCLAITLALELPGVQVSAVDVSAAALAVARRNAARLDAEVGFFESDWFASLPPQSFDLIVANPPYVAASDPHLTQGDLRFEPVVALTDHADGLSAIRRVVAEAPRWLAEGGGLFFEHGWDQGDAARDLLSAAGFEAIEQRQDLAGIVRVSGGRKPQSVVSVPLVSAVNNQ from the coding sequence ATGAGGACGGTCGCCGCCCTGCTTGCCGCGGCGCGGAAGATCTTGCCCGCCGGCGAGGCGCGCGTGCTGCTCGCGCACGTGCTCGACCGCAATACCGCTTGGCTCGAAGCCCACTGCGACGAGCCGCTCGCCGAGCATGCCGCCCTGCGCTTCCAAACGTTGGTGGAACGCCGCGCGGCCGGCGAGCCGACCGCCTATCTGATCGGCCGGCGCGAGTTCTATGGCCGCGACTTCATCGTGACGCCCGAGGTGTTGATCCCGCGCCCGGAAACCGAGTTGCTGGTCGATCTCGCCCTGGAAACGTTGGGCGGCAAAGTCGGCTCGGGTGGTACGGCACGCATCCTCGATCTGGGCACCGGCAGCGGCTGTCTGGCGATCACGCTGGCGCTGGAGCTGCCAGGTGTGCAGGTGTCGGCGGTCGATGTCTCAGCGGCGGCGCTGGCCGTCGCGCGCAGGAACGCTGCGCGGCTCGACGCAGAAGTTGGTTTTTTCGAGAGTGACTGGTTTGCCTCGTTGCCGCCGCAAAGCTTCGATCTGATCGTCGCCAATCCACCCTACGTCGCCGCGAGTGATCCGCATCTGACGCAAGGCGACCTGCGTTTCGAGCCCGTCGTCGCGCTGACCGACCATGCCGATGGCTTGAGCGCGATCCGTCGGGTCGTCGCCGAGGCTCCGCGCTGGCTAGCCGAGGGCGGCGGGCTGTTTTTCGAGCACGGCTGGGATCAGGGGGATGCCGCGCGGGATCTTTTGAGCGCTGCCGGTTTCGAAGCCATCGAACAGCGGCAGGATCTCGCTGGCATCGTGCGGGTAAGCGGCGGCCGCAAGCCGCAGTCGGTGGTTTCCGTTCCCCTTGTCTCGGCCGTAAATAACCAATAA
- the prfA gene encoding peptide chain release factor 1 — MKASLRQRLTRLAERLAELDGLLGQEEVTRDMEAYRRLQRERAEIAEIVELFDAWRRAAADLETARTMESDPELREFARNEAEAAQAELMRLEDALQRALLPRDPDDEKNVFLEIRAGTGGEESALFAADLFRMYVRYAERQGWHVEVVSQNESDLGGYREIIARIVGSGVYAKLKYESGGHRVQRVPATEAQGRIHTSACTVAVLPEADAIGEVEINPADLRIDTFRASGAGGQHINKTDSAVRITHLPTGLVVECQDDRSQHRNKAQALAVLAARLKDRQQRERQQKIASTRKSLVGSGDRSERIRTYNFPQGRVTDHRINLTLYKIDAIMDGELDELIGALAAAHQAEQLAALAGGA; from the coding sequence ATGAAAGCCAGTCTACGCCAGCGCCTGACGCGGCTGGCCGAACGTCTTGCCGAACTCGATGGGCTTCTCGGCCAGGAAGAGGTGACGCGTGACATGGAAGCCTACCGGCGCCTGCAACGCGAACGTGCCGAGATCGCCGAGATCGTCGAGCTTTTTGACGCCTGGCGGCGCGCCGCGGCCGATCTGGAAACGGCGCGGACGATGGAGAGCGATCCGGAGCTGCGCGAATTCGCCAGGAACGAGGCCGAAGCCGCGCAAGCCGAGCTCATGCGTCTCGAAGATGCGCTGCAACGGGCGCTCTTGCCGCGCGATCCGGATGACGAGAAAAACGTTTTCCTCGAGATTCGCGCCGGCACCGGCGGCGAGGAGTCGGCCTTGTTCGCCGCCGACCTATTCCGCATGTACGTGCGTTATGCCGAGCGGCAGGGTTGGCACGTCGAGGTGGTGTCGCAGAACGAATCCGATTTGGGCGGCTACCGCGAGATCATCGCGCGCATCGTCGGTAGCGGCGTGTATGCGAAGCTGAAGTACGAATCGGGTGGCCATCGCGTGCAGCGCGTGCCGGCGACCGAAGCGCAGGGGCGCATCCATACTTCGGCATGCACCGTCGCCGTGCTCCCGGAAGCGGATGCCATCGGCGAGGTCGAGATCAATCCGGCCGACCTGCGCATCGATACCTTTCGCGCCTCCGGCGCCGGCGGGCAGCACATCAACAAGACCGACTCGGCGGTGCGCATCACCCATCTGCCGACCGGCTTGGTGGTCGAATGTCAGGACGACCGCTCGCAGCACCGCAACAAGGCGCAGGCGCTCGCCGTGCTCGCTGCGCGCCTCAAGGACAGGCAGCAGCGCGAACGACAGCAGAAGATCGCCAGCACGCGCAAATCGCTGGTGGGCAGCGGCGATCGCTCCGAACGCATCCGCACCTATAACTTCCCGCAGGGGCGGGTGACGGATCACCGCATCAACCTGACGCTTTACAAGATCGACGCGATCATGGATGGCGAGCTCGACGAGCTGATCGGCGCGCTGGCGGCCGCGCATCAGGCCGAACAGCTCGCAGCGTTAGCAGGCGGCGCATGA
- the hemA gene encoding glutamyl-tRNA reductase: MQLYALGINHHTAPLEIREQVAFAPTRLTQALHDLLRGRPVREAAILSTCNRTELYCATDEPAAAIDWLAEYHMLPPRRIEPYLYRHPQREAVRHMFRVASGLDSMVVGEPQILGQMKQAARVAEQAGTLGTLLGKLFQRTFAVAKEVRSTTAIGANIVSMAAAAVHLSERIFERLSEQRVLFVGAGEMIELCAAHFAGARPKRLSIANRTPERARVIAERFGGDVMLLNEISERLAEYDIVVSCTAATLPIIGLGMVERAVKVRRHRPMVMVDLAVPRDIEAEVARLDDVFLYTLDDLAQIVESGLESRQAAIVEAEQIISRRVDDFLHWMEAREAVPLIRALRDTAERMRRHELEHAMKRLQRGEDPAQVLEAMSKGLTNKLLHPPTEALNLAEGTERGDIARLISRIWRLHPEQ; this comes from the coding sequence GTGCAGCTCTACGCCCTCGGTATCAACCACCATACCGCCCCGCTCGAGATTCGCGAGCAGGTGGCGTTTGCGCCGACGCGGCTTACGCAGGCGCTGCACGACCTGTTGCGCGGCCGGCCGGTGCGCGAGGCGGCAATCCTGTCGACGTGCAACCGCACCGAGCTGTATTGCGCCACCGACGAACCGGCGGCGGCGATCGACTGGCTGGCCGAATATCACATGCTGCCGCCGCGGCGCATCGAGCCGTATCTCTACCGCCATCCGCAGCGCGAGGCGGTGCGCCACATGTTCCGGGTAGCCTCGGGGCTCGATTCGATGGTGGTCGGCGAGCCGCAGATCCTCGGCCAGATGAAACAGGCGGCGCGGGTGGCCGAACAGGCGGGCACCCTTGGCACGCTGCTTGGCAAGCTGTTTCAGCGCACTTTTGCGGTGGCCAAGGAAGTGCGCTCGACGACGGCGATCGGCGCCAACATCGTTTCGATGGCCGCCGCCGCCGTGCATCTATCCGAGCGGATTTTCGAGCGCCTCAGCGAACAGCGCGTGCTGTTCGTCGGCGCCGGTGAGATGATCGAGCTGTGCGCGGCCCATTTCGCCGGCGCGCGGCCCAAGCGCTTATCGATCGCCAACCGCACGCCGGAGCGCGCCAGGGTGATCGCCGAGCGTTTCGGCGGCGATGTGATGCTTCTCAACGAAATCAGCGAGCGGCTTGCCGAGTACGACATTGTCGTTTCCTGCACGGCAGCCACGCTGCCGATCATCGGCCTGGGAATGGTCGAACGCGCCGTCAAGGTGCGGCGCCACCGGCCGATGGTGATGGTCGATCTGGCGGTGCCGCGTGACATCGAGGCCGAGGTGGCACGGCTCGACGATGTCTTTCTCTACACGCTCGACGATCTGGCGCAGATCGTCGAATCCGGCCTGGAATCGCGCCAGGCGGCGATCGTCGAGGCCGAGCAAATCATCTCCCGGCGCGTTGACGATTTTTTGCACTGGATGGAAGCGCGCGAGGCGGTGCCCTTGATCCGCGCGCTGCGCGATACCGCCGAGCGCATGCGCCGTCACGAGCTCGAACATGCGATGAAACGCCTGCAGCGCGGCGAGGACCCGGCCCAGGTGCTCGAAGCGATGTCCAAGGGGCTGACCAACAAGCTACTGCATCCGCCTACCGAGGCGCTGAATCTCGCCGAAGGCACGGAACGCGGCGATATCGCGCGCCTGATCTCGCGCATCTGGCGCCTGCACCCCGAGCAGTAG
- a CDS encoding ABC transporter permease gives MNSWIEKQRHLIDFTLASLARRKTKNLGLFVIYTLLVFVLASVALYTHALRFEAQKVLAGSPEIVLQRLVAGRHDLIPPGYLEKIGRIRGVQKIEGRLWGYYYDSVVKANYTFMVPRDMKIERGEIVVGPALERSRGLAAGNGISFRAYTGELHTFIVADVLPEASELMSADLVLMHEDDFRAFFKIPPGHYNDIALSVANPQEVRNVAIKLLTTLPDSRPILRDEVLRTYASIFDWREGLLLALLSAAILAFGIFAWEKAAGLSAEERREIGILKAIGWETGDVIKMKFWEGLLISLTAFFTGYTAAYAHVFHLGASLFEPVLKGWAVLYPRFSLPPHIDGLQIATLFFFTVVPYTAAVLVPIWRAATTDPDTVMRS, from the coding sequence ATGAACAGCTGGATCGAAAAACAGCGCCATCTGATTGACTTCACGCTGGCATCCCTTGCGCGCAGGAAGACGAAGAACCTCGGGCTCTTCGTCATCTACACGTTGCTGGTCTTCGTGCTCGCCTCGGTGGCGCTTTATACCCATGCGCTGCGCTTCGAGGCGCAAAAGGTGCTCGCCGGCAGCCCGGAGATCGTCCTGCAGCGGCTGGTGGCCGGCCGGCATGATCTGATCCCACCCGGCTATCTGGAAAAGATCGGCCGTATCCGCGGCGTGCAGAAAATCGAGGGACGGCTGTGGGGCTATTACTACGACAGCGTAGTGAAGGCCAACTACACTTTCATGGTGCCGCGCGACATGAAGATCGAGCGCGGCGAGATCGTCGTCGGCCCGGCGCTGGAACGCTCGCGGGGACTGGCCGCCGGCAATGGCATCTCGTTTCGTGCCTATACCGGTGAGTTGCACACCTTCATCGTCGCCGATGTGCTGCCCGAAGCTTCCGAGCTGATGAGCGCCGATCTGGTGCTGATGCACGAGGACGACTTCCGCGCCTTTTTCAAGATCCCGCCCGGTCATTACAACGACATCGCGCTGTCGGTCGCCAACCCGCAGGAAGTGCGCAACGTCGCGATCAAACTCCTGACGACACTCCCCGACTCGCGCCCGATCCTGCGCGACGAGGTGCTGCGCACCTATGCCTCCATCTTCGACTGGCGCGAAGGCCTGCTGCTGGCGCTGCTGTCCGCCGCGATCCTCGCCTTCGGCATCTTCGCCTGGGAAAAGGCCGCTGGGCTGTCTGCCGAGGAACGCCGCGAGATCGGCATCCTCAAGGCGATCGGCTGGGAAACGGGCGATGTGATCAAGATGAAGTTCTGGGAGGGCCTTTTGATTTCGCTCACCGCTTTCTTCACCGGCTATACGGCTGCCTATGCGCACGTCTTTCATCTCGGCGCGAGTCTGTTCGAGCCGGTGTTGAAAGGCTGGGCCGTGCTCTATCCACGGTTTTCCTTGCCGCCGCACATCGACGGCCTGCAGATCGCCACGCTGTTCTTCTTCACCGTCGTGCCCTATACCGCGGCGGTGCTGGTGCCGATATGGCGCGCGGCCACCACCGATCCGGATACGGTGATGCGCTCATGA
- a CDS encoding ABC transporter ATP-binding protein — MIELSGIRKAFNQGQHNEYWALSGIDLTIPDRQVTALKGPSGSGKTTLLTILGCLARPTEGRVRLNGEEISGLPERFLTEIRRKTFGFVFQQFNLIRGLSAIENVILPAYPLGQPRKELLEKAEALLNSVDLAQRRAQQVEWLSGGEQQRIAICRALINDPQILIADEPTANLDTKLAKEFLGILEKLAGQGRTIILTSHDPLVVESSLVDHVVTLRDGRIVDQK; from the coding sequence ATGATCGAACTGTCCGGCATCCGCAAGGCCTTCAACCAGGGCCAGCACAACGAATATTGGGCCTTGTCCGGCATCGACCTGACGATCCCGGACCGACAGGTCACCGCGCTCAAAGGGCCCTCTGGCTCCGGCAAGACGACGCTGCTCACCATCCTCGGTTGTCTTGCGCGCCCCACCGAGGGCCGGGTAAGACTCAACGGCGAGGAGATCTCCGGTCTGCCGGAGCGTTTTTTGACCGAGATTCGCCGCAAGACCTTTGGCTTCGTCTTCCAGCAGTTCAACCTCATCCGTGGCCTCTCGGCGATCGAAAACGTCATCCTGCCGGCTTATCCGCTCGGTCAGCCGCGCAAGGAATTGCTGGAAAAGGCCGAGGCACTTTTGAACAGTGTCGATCTCGCCCAGCGCCGCGCGCAGCAGGTGGAATGGCTCTCCGGCGGTGAGCAGCAGCGCATCGCGATCTGCCGCGCGCTGATCAACGATCCGCAGATCCTCATCGCCGACGAGCCGACCGCGAACCTCGACACGAAGCTCGCGAAAGAATTCCTCGGTATCCTCGAAAAACTCGCCGGCCAGGGCCGCACGATCATCCTCACCAGCCACGACCCGCTGGTGGTCGAATCGAGCCTGGTCGATCATGTCGTCACGCTGCGCGATGGGCGCATCGTGGATCAGAAATAG